The following coding sequences are from one Cytophagia bacterium CHB2 window:
- a CDS encoding cytochrome c has protein sequence MSLPRLWMSVVVAGALLACAHDHNPRFTAMQTSDVAQTHASAGGVIYQEWGCGTCHGAKGEGTSQGPAFTNLAAHWRRETLNRYLRAPHAFQAQDERLQQLAKKYAPISMPAFDGLDSLAVANLVDYLLNEL, from the coding sequence ATGAGCTTGCCACGTTTATGGATGAGTGTTGTGGTTGCGGGCGCGCTTCTGGCGTGCGCCCACGACCACAACCCGCGCTTCACCGCTATGCAGACCAGCGATGTGGCGCAAACGCATGCCAGCGCGGGCGGCGTGATTTATCAGGAATGGGGCTGCGGCACCTGCCATGGTGCGAAGGGTGAAGGCACCTCCCAGGGGCCGGCGTTCACCAATCTCGCGGCCCATTGGCGTCGCGAAACTCTGAATCGATATCTCAGGGCGCCCCATGCCTTCCAAGCGCAGGATGAACGGCTGCAACAACTGGCAAAAAAATATGCCCCGATATCCATGCCGGCTTTTGACGGTTTGGACAGCTTGGCGGTGGCTAATCTTGTTGATTATCTTTTGAATGAGCTCTAA